A window from Drosophila subobscura isolate 14011-0131.10 chromosome O, UCBerk_Dsub_1.0, whole genome shotgun sequence encodes these proteins:
- the LOC117896714 gene encoding chymotrypsin-2 has translation MTLPKFYVLYLFVGFLHNIFVASQEHFIVGGQNAAEGDAPYQISLQILQGSHLCGGAIISERWILTAGHCVKGYPAYLLQVATGSIFHALPGAVYYPESIYLHCNYDTPKYHNDIALLRLNESIVFDALTQPVALPDSPFPQGTAQLLFTGWGSQSVAGSLPAQLQRVQQQHITSQVCRSLLSPYEDVQLGACHVCAYRQANTGACHGDSGGPLVYDGTLVGILNFFVPCAQGVPDVFMNIIYYRDWMRQTMSGNGKCGQVYKQQIG, from the coding sequence ATGACGTTACCAAAGTTCTACGTACTCTACCTCTTTGTTGGATTTCTTcataatatttttgtggcatcgCAAGAGCACTTTATAGTGGGTGGCCAGAATGCCGCAGAGGGCGATGCCCCTTACCAGATCTCACTGCAGATCCTGCAGGGCAGTCATCTCTGTGGAGGAGCCATCATCTCGGAGCGTTGGATACTCACCGCGGGACACTGTGTGAAGGGTTATCCAGCGTACCTCCTGCAAGTGGCAACGGGAAGCATTTTCCATGCGCTACCTGGAGCCGTGTACTATCCGGAATCCATTTATCTGCACTGCAACTACGACACACCCAAGTACCACAACGACAttgcgctgctgcggctgaaCGAGAGCATTGTCTTCGATGCTCTAACCCAACCTGTGGCTCTGCCGGACTCTCCCTTTCCTCAGGGCACAGCGCAGTTGCTCTTCACGGGCTGGGGCTCCCAGTCTGTAGCTGGCAGTCTGCCCGCTCAGCTGCAGcgtgtccagcagcagcacatcacCAGCCAAGTCTGCAGGAGTCTGCTCTCCCCCTACGAGGATGTGCAGCTGGGCGCCTGTCATGTGTGTGCCTATCGTCAGGCGAATACTGGCGCCTGTCACGGCGACTCCGGCGGTCCGCTGGTGTACGACGGCACCTTGGTGGGCATTCTCAACTTTTTTGTGCCGTGCGCCCAAGGTGTGCCGGATGTTTTTATGAATATCATTTACTACAGGGACTGGATGCGGCAGACCATGAgtggcaatggaaaatgtggaCAGGTCTATAAGCAGCAAATtggctaa
- the LOC117899170 gene encoding serine protease 53, producing MTALALRFLVAICAFSCISGIRIKSNSTSGGSGSSFYKDQRIIGGEAAPEGIAPYQISLQSFSGAHSCGGAIIADKWVLTAAHCVLYANPLLLVVVSGTNQYNNRENRNFVQAVHIHCNYDNPLMHNDIALLQLTESIVWNERTRPIPLPVAPMLPGDEVVLTGWGSTILWGSAPIDLQIVYLKYVPHRECKEALGGDEDCDVGHICTFSRQGEGACHGDSGGPLVSNGQLVGLVNWGWPCATGVPDVHANVYFYTDWIRNVMSGNTKCGGYGTTERYLWVFSLVCGETFKMQLLYPCLIVLLLQAGQSQAKRVVGEGPTAPSTRIKGGEQAEIGFAPYQVSLQPVVGAHNCGGAILNEQWIITAGHCVENFVPALVNVITGTNRWEEPGAVYYTSEIHMHCMYDQPYMHNDIALVKLTQNITFDEYTQPIELPTRAVREGDEIVLTGWGAEEAYGSSAEYLQKLTLGFVPLDECLRIFNQTSSMGVGHLCTYSREGEGACHGDSGGPLVSDGQLVGVVNWGRPCGVGLPDVQANVYYYLDWIRRRLSGNNKCPA from the exons ATGACAGCATTGGCTCTGCGTTTTCTGGTGGCCATCTGCGCCTTTTCCTGCATATCAGGCATACGCATCAAGAGCAACTCCACCAGTGgcgggagcggcagcagcttctaCAAGGATCAGCGTATTATTGGTGGTGAGGCAGCCCCAGAGGGAATTGCCCCGTACCAGATCTCTCTGCAGAGCTTCTCGGGTGCCCATTCCTGCGGTGGTGCCATCATTGCCGACAAGTGGGTCTTGACCGCCGCTCACTGTGTGCTGTACGCCAATCCACTGCTGTTGGTGGTCGTCTCTGGCACGAATCAGTACAACAATCGGGAGAATCGCAACTTTGTGCAGGCCGTGCACATCCACTGCAACTACGACAATCCCTTGATGCACAATGACATcgctctgctgcagctgaccGAGTCCATTGTGTGGAATGAGCGCACACGGCCCATACCGCTGCCAGTGGCGCCCATGCTGCCGGGCGACGAAGTGGTTCTCACGGGCTGGGGCTCCACCATACTGTGGGGCAGTGCGCCCATCGATCTGCAGATAGTCTACCTCAAGTACGTGCCACATCGCGAGTGCAAGGAGGCTTTGGGCGGCGACGAGGACTGCGATGTGGGTCACATTTGCACCTTTTCGCGGCAGGGCGAAGGCGCTTGCCATGGGGATTCGGGTGGTCCGCTGGTCAGCAATGGCCAGCTGGTGGGGCTCGTCAACTGGGGCTGGCCCTGTGCCACTGGTGTGCCG GATGTCCATGCCAATGTCTACTTCTACACGGATTGGATACGCAATGTCATGAGTGGCAACACAAAGTGTGGAGGCTACGGCACCACAGAGCGC TACCTTTGGGTCTTTAGTTTAGTTTGTGGCGAAACGTTCAAGATGCAGTTGCTTTACCCTTGCCTCATAGTTCTCCTGCTTCAAGCTGGACAGAGCCAGGCCAAGCGGGTGGTGGGAGAGGGTCCTACAGCTCCCTCTACCCGCATCAAGGGCGGAGAGCAGGCAGAGATTGGCTTTGCGCCCTACCAAGTGTCCCTCCAGCCCGTTGTGGGTGCCCACAACTGCGGTGGAGCCATACTCAACGAGCAGTGGATTATCACAGCTGGCCACTGTGTGGAGAACTTCGTTCCAGCGCTGGTGAATGTCATAACTGGCACGAATCGCTGGGAGGAGCCTGGAGCGGTCTACTACACCTCGGAGATTCACATGCACTGCATGTACGATCAGCCCTACATGCACAACGACATTGCACTGGTGAAGCTCACACAGAACATCACCTTTGATGAGTACACCCAACCCATTGAGCTGCCCACGAGGGCTGTCCGCGAGGGAGATGAGATTGTCCTCACCGGTTGGGGCGCGGAGGAGGCCTACGGCAGCTCAGCGGAGTACCTGCAGAAGCTAACCCTTGGCTTTGTGCCGCTCGACGAGTGCCTGAGGATCTTTAATCAGACGAGCAGCATGGGCGTGGGTCACCTTTGCACGTACTCCCGTGAGGGCGAAGGCGCCTGTCACGGCGACTCGGGCGGACCACTGGTCAGCGATGGGCAGCTGGTGGGAGTCGTCAACTGGGGTCGTCCCTGCGGCGTGGGTCTGCCCGATGTTCAGGCCAATGTTTACTACTATCTCGACTGGATACGCCGCAGGTTgagtggcaacaacaagtgtCCTGCTTAG
- the LOC117898479 gene encoding chymotrypsin-2: MPLRLAYATTTTILLILLCSGVTAIRVAPLSAKQQERLSQGASGSFEGRVIDGSDAELGLAKYQISLQGSYYYDHMCGGAIINERYILTAAHCVYGYNPDYLRVATGTVRWAEPDARYFVEEYWVHCNYNFPDYSNDIALLKLNDSIVFNEVTQPVALPTEPLANGTELLLTGWGSTVLWGDTPDVLQKASLTYVDYPTCQQIMGNDPMNAHCHVCTLTTGGQGACHGDSGGPLTANGMLYGLVNWGYPCAVGYPDSHASVYFYLDWIRSMMNGPCQSCHCYASNYPN; encoded by the coding sequence atgcCGCTACGCCTGGCATATGCTACCACGACGACGATCCTGCTGATCCTGCTGTGCAGTGGAGTGACAGCTATACGTGTGGCACCGCTGAGtgccaagcagcaggagcggctATCCCAGGGAGCCAGTGGGTCGTTCGAGGGACGCGTCATTGATGGCAGCGATGCGGAGTTGGGTCTGGCCAAGTACCAGATCTCGCTGCAGGGATCCTACTACTACGATCACATGTGCGGTGGAGCGATCATCAACGAGAGGTACATACTGACGGCGGCCCACTGTGTCTACGGGTACAATCCGGACTATCTGCGAGTGGCCACGGGCACGGTGCGCTGGGCCGAGCCCGATGCGAGGTACTTTGTGGAGGAGTATTGGGTGCACTGCAACTACAACTTTCCCGACTACTCCAACGACATTGCGCTGCTCAAGCTGAACGATTCGATTGTGTTCAATGAGGTGACGCAGCCCGTGGCGCTGCCCACGGAGCCGCTGGCCAATGGCACGGAGCTGCTCCTCACTGGCTGGGGCTCCACCGTGCTGTGGGGCGACACGCCCGATGTGCTGCAAAAGGCATCCCTGACCTACGTGGACTATCCCACCTGCCAGCAGATCATGGGCAACGATCCCATGAATGCCCACTGCCACGTGTGCACCCTGACAACGGGCGGACAGGGCGCCTGCCACGGCGATTCGGGTGGTCCGCTGACAGCCAACGGCATGCTCTATGGGCTGGTCAACTGGGGTTATCCCTGCGCCGTGGGCTATCCCGACAGCCATGCCTCTGTCTACTTTTACTTGGACTGGATACGCTCCATGATGAACGGACCCTGCCAGAGCTGCCACTGCTATGCCAGCAATTAcccaaattaa
- the LOC117898484 gene encoding chymotrypsin-2 encodes MPRPGLRLSLFWLLLLGTSIDVTFSKRLDRKLSHNRIVGGQEAAEGAAPYQVSIQTVWQTHICGGVILDKEWILTAGHCALDYGISDIRIVVGTNNRLEPGQLLVPDEALVHCLYDVPHLYNNDIGLIHVNESIIMNERTQAVQLSSEQPPAGATVTLTGWGAPESSFPTVERLQTLNLTIIGHEECREAWDYHTGIDIGHICTLTRAGEGACSGDSGGPIMWEGKLVGLVNWGRPCGVGLPDMYANTVYYQDWIRRTPTGCKNRVN; translated from the exons ATGCCACGGCCTGGACTCCGTTTGTCTTTAttttggctgcttctgctgggaACTTCCATTGACGTCACATTTTCGAAGCGTTTGGATCGTAAATTGTCGCACAACCGCATTGTGGGTGGCCAAGAGGCTGCGGAGGGTGCGGCGCCTTATCAAGTGTCCATACAAACCGTCTGGCAGACGCACATCTGCGGCGGTGTCATCCTCGACAAGGAATGGATCCTCACCGCCGGCCACTGTGCTCTGGACTACGGCATCAGCGACATACGGATCGTGGTGGGCACCAACAATCGCCTGGAGCCCGGACAGCTGCTCGTTCCGGATGAGGCTTTGGTCCACTGCCTGTACGACGTGCCGCACCTCTACAACAACGACATTGGATTGATTCACGTGAACGAATCGATCATCATGAATGAACGCACTCAGGCGGTGCAGCTCAGCTCCGAGCAGCCACCCGCAGGCGCCACAGTAACCCTCACAGGTTGGGGTGCTCCCGAGAGCAGTTTTCCCACCGTGGAACGTCTGCAGACGCTCAATCTGACAATCATTGGACATGAGGAGTGCCGCGAGGCCTGGGACTATCACACGGGCATCGACATTGGACACATTTGCACCTTAACAAGAGCGGGCGAGGGCGCCTGCTCGGGTGACTCTGGAGGTCCCATCATGTGGGAGGGCAAGCTGGTGGGTTTGGTCAACTGGGGACGACCCTGCGGCGTGGGTTTGCCGGATAT GTATGCCAACACAGTTTACTATCAGGATTGGATACGCAGAACACCCACGGGCTGCAAGAATCGCGTTAACTAG
- the LOC117898480 gene encoding chymotrypsin-2-like codes for MRTLWKITGLLGLILLTLQPSTALRLRGEQLPGVAGLSKHRSSEADPAPEGRVTGGSTAAADSWPWIVSLQNIYSYHLCGGAIIDNEWILTAASCVSGLRPRNILVVTGTTDWWSLYAIYYFVDSIHVHCNFDKPLYHNDVALLHLSAAIEYNDNTRNITLADIDELQAGEPLTFAGWGSPEASGTYERYLQEATGSYVPVDQCRTQLGNTSDVDLGHVCVQPPAGQGACHGDTGGPLIDEQQRLVGIGNWGVPCGRGYPDVYARTAFYHDWIRTTMNGCTIN; via the exons ATGAGAACTTTGTGGAAAATTACGGGGCTGCTCGGCCTCATTTTGCTGACTCTGCAGCCATCGACAGCCCTGCGTTTGCGTGGGGAGCAGCTTCCGGGTGTGGCTGGGCTCAGCAAACATCGCAGCAGCGAGGCAGATCCGGCCCCCGAGGGACGTGTGACTGGTGGCTCGACAGCCGCTGCGGACAGCTGGCCCTGGATTGTCTCCTTGCAGAACATCTACAGCTATCATCTGTGTGGTGGCGCCATCATCGATAATGAATGGATTCTGACAGCCGCCAGCTGCGTCTCTGGTTTGAGGCCACGCAACATCCTTGTGGTCACGGGCACCACCGACTGGTGGAGTCTCTATGCCATCTACTACTTTGTGGACAGCATTCATGTCCACTGCAACTTCGACAAGCCGCTCTACCACAACGATGTGGCACTGCTGCACCTGTCGGCGGCCATCGAGTACAATGATAACACCCGCAACATCACCCTGGCCGACATTGACGAGCTGCAGGCGGGCGAACCTTTGACCTTTGCCGGCTGGGGCAGCCCCGAGGCGAGTGGCACCTACGAGCGATACTTGCAGGAGGCCACGGGCAGCTATGTGCCCGTGGACCAGTGCCGCACGCAGCTGGGTAACACCTCAGACGTGGATCTGGGACATGTGTGCGTGCAGCCACCGGCCGGACAAGGCGCCTGCCACGGCGACACTGGCGGCCCACTGATcgacgagcagcagcgactcgtGGGCATTGGCAACTGGGGTGTGCCCTGTGGTCGCGGCTATCCA GATGTCTATGCACGTACGGCCTTCTACCACGATTGGATACGCACCACCATGAACGGCTGCACCATCAACTAG
- the LOC117898483 gene encoding chymotrypsin-2-like isoform X1: MSCRHRALSLPVCLLLLLLVSCTQAELRRRAFTAATGGSSADKFSSRVAGGQVSDVKAAPYQVSLQNSYGNHFCGGVIIHDQYVVTAASCLAGLRKSNVKVVTTTYNDWGLDGWEYAVEEIIPHCHFDQPLYHNDIALIKTKTLFLYDEVTQNITIAPLEDLVEGEKLTMYGWGSTSAGGDFEWELRQLDLTYVPPSKCNATYGGTEDLDLGHLCAVGRLGAGACHGDAGGPLVDSQGRLVGVGNWGVPCGLGYPDVYGSVAYYLDWINLMMTDAGTAC, encoded by the exons ATGTCTTGCCGTCATCGAGCACTCTCCTTACcagtctgcctgctgctgctgctgctggtgtcctgCACACAGGCTGAACTCCGACGTCGCGCTTTTACTGCCGCAACTGGTGGCAGCTCCGCGGACAAGTTTAGTTCGCGCGTGGCAGGCGGCCAAGTGTCCGATGTGAAGGCGGCACCGTATCAGGTTTCGCTGCAGAATTCTTACGG CAACCACTTCTGTGGCGGTGTCATCATTCACGATCAGTATGTGGTCACCGCAGCCAGCTGCTTGGCCGGACTGCGCAAGAGCAACGTCAAAGTGGTGACCACCACGTACAACGATTGGGGCCTGGATGGCTGGGAGTATGCCGTGGAGGAGATCATTCCACACTGCCACTTTGATCAGCCGCTGTACCACAATGACATTGCCCTGATCAAGACAAAAACGCTCTTCCTTTACGATGAGGTGACACAGAACATAACCATTGCCCCGCTGGAGGATCTTGTGGAGGGCGAAAAGCTGACGATGTACGGCTGGGGCAGCACCTCGGCTGGCGGTGACTTCGAGTGGGAGCTGCGACAGCTCGATCTGACCTATGTGCCCCCATCGAAGTGCAATGCCACCTATGGCGGCACTGAGGATCTGGATCTGGGGCATCTGTGTGCCGTCGGCCGGTTGGGCGCTGGTGCCTGTCACGGTGATGCCGGTGGACCGCTGGTCGATAGCCAGGGACGCCTCGTGGGCGTCGGCAACTGGGGCGTGCCCTGTGGTC TTGGCTATCCGGATGTGTATGGCTCTGTGGCCTACTATCTGGATTGGATCAACTTGATGATGACAGACGCGGGCACCGCCTGCTAA
- the LOC117898483 gene encoding chymotrypsin-2-like isoform X2 yields the protein MSCRHRALSLPVCLLLLLLVSCTQAELRRRAFTAATGGSSADKFSSRVAGGQVSDVKAAPYQVSLQNSYGNHFCGGVIIHDQYVVTAASCLAGLRKSNVKVVTTTYNDWGLDGWEYAVEEIIPHCHFDQPLYHNDIALIKTKTLFLYDEVTQNITIAPLEDLVEGEKLTMYGWGSTSAGGDFEWELRQLDLTYVPPSKCNATYGGTEDLDLGHLCAVGRLGAGACHGDAGGPLVDSQGRLVGVGNWGVPCGHGFPDVFARISFYYSWIQSTINGCSIS from the exons ATGTCTTGCCGTCATCGAGCACTCTCCTTACcagtctgcctgctgctgctgctgctggtgtcctgCACACAGGCTGAACTCCGACGTCGCGCTTTTACTGCCGCAACTGGTGGCAGCTCCGCGGACAAGTTTAGTTCGCGCGTGGCAGGCGGCCAAGTGTCCGATGTGAAGGCGGCACCGTATCAGGTTTCGCTGCAGAATTCTTACGG CAACCACTTCTGTGGCGGTGTCATCATTCACGATCAGTATGTGGTCACCGCAGCCAGCTGCTTGGCCGGACTGCGCAAGAGCAACGTCAAAGTGGTGACCACCACGTACAACGATTGGGGCCTGGATGGCTGGGAGTATGCCGTGGAGGAGATCATTCCACACTGCCACTTTGATCAGCCGCTGTACCACAATGACATTGCCCTGATCAAGACAAAAACGCTCTTCCTTTACGATGAGGTGACACAGAACATAACCATTGCCCCGCTGGAGGATCTTGTGGAGGGCGAAAAGCTGACGATGTACGGCTGGGGCAGCACCTCGGCTGGCGGTGACTTCGAGTGGGAGCTGCGACAGCTCGATCTGACCTATGTGCCCCCATCGAAGTGCAATGCCACCTATGGCGGCACTGAGGATCTGGATCTGGGGCATCTGTGTGCCGTCGGCCGGTTGGGCGCTGGTGCCTGTCACGGTGATGCCGGTGGACCGCTGGTCGATAGCCAGGGACGCCTCGTGGGCGTCGGCAACTGGGGCGTGCCCTGTGGTCATGGATTTCCCGATGTATTCGCTCGCATTAGCTTCTACTACAGCTGGATACAGTCCACCATTAATGGCTGCAGCATTTCCtaa
- the LOC117898482 gene encoding chymotrypsin-2-like, with amino-acid sequence MLPFLYILLTLAASCCVSCQLLYPPQYTNTRIVGGEEAPEGLAPYQISLQGAASGRHSCGGAIIDERWIITAAHCTRGKQASEFRVLAGTQDLQQNGTKYYYPDRIVEHCNYEPRKYRNDIALLHLNESFVFDNATQKVELDHEPLVPGSRLLLTGWGTLSLGGDVPTRLQSLEVKYVPYEQCRAAHDNSSRVDIGHVCTYNDKGRGACHGDSGGPLVHNGRLVALVNWGMPCARGYPDAHASVAYYHDFIRTHLSLTETESESEGKPEELNVSQRGRHCS; translated from the exons ATGTTGCCTTTCCTCTATATTCTCCTAACActcgctgccagctgctgcgtcTCCTGCCAGTTGCTGTATCCCCCACAGTACACAAACACGCGCATTGTGGGCGGTGAGGAGGCGCCCGAGGGCCTGGCGCCCTACCAAATATCGCTGCAAGGAGCAGCCAGTGGGCGGCACTCGTGCGGCGGTGCCATCATCGATGAGCGTTGGATCATCACGGCTGCCCACTGTACACGCGGCAAGCAGGCGAGCGAGTTCCGTGTGCTCGCCGGCACACAGGATCTGCAGCAGAATGGAACGAAGTATTACTATCCGGATAGGATCGTGGAGCACTGCAACTATGAGCCGCGCAAGTACCGCAACGACATTGCCCTGCTGCACCTGAACGAGTCGTTTGTGTTTGACAATGCCACGCAGAAGGTGGAGCTGGATCATGAGCCTCTTGTGCCTGGGTCTCGTCTGCTGCTCACTGGCTGGGGCACCCTCTCGCTGGGTGGCGATGTGCCCACTCGCCTGCAGAGCCTGGAGGTCAAGTATGTGCCCTACGAGCAGTGCCGTGCGGCACATGACAACAGCTCACGCGTGGACATTGGCCACGTGTGCACCTACAACGACAAGGGACGTGGCGCCTGTCATGGCGATTCGGGTGGTCCCCTCGTGCACAATGGTCGGCTGGTGGCGTTGGTCAATTGGGGCATGCCCTGCGCCAGGGGCTATCCAG ATGCCCATGCCTCTGTTGCCTACTATCACGACTTCATACGCACGCACTTGAGTCTAACCGAAACGGAGAGTGAGTCGGAGGGTAAGCCAGAGGAATTGAATGTGTCCCAGCGTGGCAGACATTGCAGCTGA